A genomic segment from Phormidium ambiguum IAM M-71 encodes:
- a CDS encoding class II aldolase/adducin family protein gives MVNVRVPKVVPQPPTFTSVAAERLYRKQRLAAAFRLFAKFGFSEGIAGHITARDPENPNHFWVNPFGMHFKLIRVSDLILVNHEGEVIAGNKPVNEAAFAIHSQVHAARPDVVAAAHAHSTYGKAWSSLGRLLDPLTQDACSFYGDHGLFDDYTGVVLEIEEARRIARALGDRKALILRNHGLLTVGHTIDEAAWWFITMERSCQVQLMAEAAGNPISIEPEYASLTAKQVGSHHMGWFSFQPLYDLIVQEQPDLLD, from the coding sequence ATGGTTAATGTTAGAGTTCCCAAAGTTGTACCTCAACCGCCAACATTTACATCTGTTGCAGCGGAACGTCTTTATCGCAAACAGCGTCTAGCAGCAGCTTTTCGTTTGTTCGCCAAATTCGGTTTTAGTGAAGGTATTGCCGGACACATTACTGCCCGTGACCCAGAAAACCCGAATCATTTTTGGGTCAATCCTTTTGGAATGCACTTTAAATTAATCCGTGTCAGCGACTTAATTTTAGTTAACCATGAAGGCGAAGTGATTGCCGGAAACAAACCTGTCAACGAAGCGGCTTTTGCCATTCACTCCCAAGTCCACGCCGCCCGCCCTGATGTGGTAGCTGCTGCCCATGCCCATTCCACCTACGGCAAAGCTTGGTCTAGCTTAGGTCGTCTCCTCGATCCTTTGACGCAGGATGCTTGTTCGTTTTATGGCGATCACGGTTTGTTTGATGACTATACGGGAGTTGTGTTGGAAATTGAGGAAGCGCGACGCATTGCTAGGGCGTTAGGCGATCGCAAAGCCCTCATCCTTCGCAATCACGGACTTCTCACAGTAGGTCATACTATAGACGAAGCCGCTTGGTGGTTCATCACAATGGAACGTTCTTGTCAAGTTCAACTAATGGCAGAAGCTGCTGGCAACCCAATCTCGATCGAACCGGAGTATGCCAGCTTAACCGCCAAACAAGTAGGGTCGCATCACATGGGTTGGTTTAGTTTTCAACCACTTTACGACCTGATTGTACAAGAACAACCCGATTTACTCGATTAA